Below is a window of Sulfurisphaera ohwakuensis DNA.
CCTCTTTTCTGTTAACGATCTCAGTATTAAGCTTTTCTTGTATACCAGATGTCTTCACAAAAGACCAGAACTCATCTACGAAGGGTTTATCTGAAGACATGTCAACGAATATTGGAAAGTAGCCCATAGCCTTTAAATCCACACTTAAGTTTAACAAAATCGTGGTTTTCCCCATTCCTGGATCTCCGAAGATGAAAGTTTTCTTATTTTGTAAAAGTCTTTCCTTTATCATTTTATAGTAGTTCTTGTATTTGCTACCGTATATTTCCCTATAGTTAGTGCTCCATAAACTTACTGTATCTGGAGGGAAATTGCATGACGTTTTCTTCACCTCTTGATTAAACCGAAAATTACACCGTTCTTTACAATTCCCTCTTCTCCTCCACGAAATAATTTATAGTGGGACTGAATGTAATTAGAGTAACGTGAGTAAAACTCTTCTTTACTTAGCCCCATCCTTTCCCGTATATCCTTTAAAGAAGCGATGCCCATAGGATTTTTAACTTCTTCAAATATTTTATCGAAATCCATCTGCTGAGTATAACCAAGCCTTTGAAGAATGATATCTAACTTTCTGTTTATCTCGTTTAAAAGTCTCGTGATATCTTTATTCTCGTCTCTTCTTTTTTCTTCTTTCTTTTCTTCTTCTTTTTTCATTTGCTCGTTCAATATTATTCTTGAACGACCATCCTTCCATCTTTTTATAGTTATTATTCCCTCTTTTTCCAATTCCTCCAATAACTTATCGCTAGCAAACTTCACTTTAGACCTAGCAATACTTCCTCCATTATTTCGTAAAGCTTCAAGGAGTCTATCTCTGACATCATTATAATCTTTCATAATATTAGATATAAAAAATGGGTTTTTATTTTATTATTACGTGTTTTATACTTTCCGTTCAATTTATCATGGTAAAGTCATCGTTATGTAGATTGTTGTAGCAAAATTTTTTGCTATATAATATTAAGTAATTAATATGACAGAATGGGTTACAATCTCAACTAAGGTCAGAAAGGAAATAGCTGAAAAAGCAAGAAAGTATGGTATTAATATATCTGAAGTGTTAAGAAAAGCTTTAGAGGATAAAAATAGCGAAGAAGGAAGAAGAAGAGGCTAGAAAATCTTCTAGGAGGATAGCCGAGGAATTAAATCTATCTGTAAAAGATGTTGTGAAACTTATTAGGGAGGATAAAGAAAAGTGAAATACGTTTTAGATATGTCAGCAATTATCAGTTTAATCCAAAGGCTTAAGGATAGATCGATAGATCTCTTTAAGGAGTGCATAATGGTTGACTTAGTATATTATGAAATCGGGAATTTCCTTTGGAAGATTAAAAGACCTGACTTATTATCTGACTTCTTTAACGTTGATTTTGTAAAATCCCTAGCTTTCTCTTAAAATCAATCGGAGTTATAGAAATATTTTAGCAATTATGCAAAACTCGTTATCTTAGAATTTTCCGAGAGAGGCAATCACTAAGTTCAATGAGGTCTAACCATACGTTATAATAAAGTATAAAATACTCTAGGTCTAAAGCATAAGTGTGGCATTAGCAATTTTTAACATGATTCTTGAAGGAGAAGTAAACGTTAAAAATTTTCAAAAATTTTTCAGTAACATATTAGCAGCCGCGGAAATACTGTCTCAAGCACCTACTGAAGAACCTTTAAAATCTCTATATGAGAAATACGCAGAAGAAGTAAAGGGACTAGAAGAGTTGAAAAGTAAAGACGATATTTTCTATTTCTCTTATTTGGCACACAGATTATTTGATGACTATCTTAATAACGGCAAGCTGAAGAGCTTACTTGAAGAAGTTGATAAGTTAAAAATTGATAAAACTCAGTTATCAAAGAAGGAGGAAAAAGAGGTTAAAGACGATAAAAAACTAGAGTCACCAGTATATTGGATTTTCAAGACACATGATTTACTTGGTCTGCTGAGGAAGTTTAACTCGGTTAGGGATAAAGAGTTTGAGTCCGAATATTTAGGAGTGAAAGTATATGTTACTATTAAGCCTAATGAAGAAGAGATAGACCTTTACGACCCTTTAATCTTCTTCACTAAGAATAAACCTAGGTTGGGGATAAAATTCGGTGAAATTGCTGTAGATCCTTACGAGATTAAGGTACTTCAGATATATGAGAGCAGGGAGTACTTCATATTATCTATGATGGAAAAAATCTGCGGAAAATTAACCTTAAAAACAAAAATTGTACCAGAGATTACTAACGTCTTTACATTTAAACATACTGCATTTTTGACCAGAGCGTTGAGATATACCCATTGGGCATTAAGAACTTCAAAGCTGACCCTAAGTGAGGTCGTTAATCATTTGCCGTTCCTTCTGGGTTCCATTAATAAGCCCAAACAGTTCGTTAATGAGGTATTGAAGGACTGCAACAGAATGCAGACAGAGGGGATAGATTGGGACTATATAAAAAAAGAAATTGAAAATTTGGGTTGGTATAACATAAAGTTGCCCAATAAACCTAGTAGAAAGGAGGACAGAAGTCTAAATAGGCTGAAAGACTTTTATGATTTATCTGAAAAGCTAGGAAATCCTATAATGTTAATAGCATATCTACTTACATCTATAATATTTGTTTACGAAGTTAATGGCTATGATTATAAACAATTGTTTGAGATCTAGAATCCTCGGGGAGCCTTCATTCAACTCTGGGTATATTATTCATTTCTAAATTCATATTTTTCTCTATATCATATTTAGAAAAATCTTTCTAAAAACTATTTTGAGACCGCACATAGTGGTTAAATTTAGTCTCGATTGCTTCATTTGGAAAATTATATGAAAAGTATAAGTGATGCAGCAAACTTATTTTTATTTTCCTTAGCATTAATTTCATTAAATATTTTATTTGATACGAACATTGGTATCCCTCTTATTTCGTTCTCTAAATATTCGTCCATTTTCCATATCTTTGTTTTCTCTCCTTTTAAGTAGAAGTATGCTTTAAGTACTGGTATCAAATGGTGAATAGGAACTAATTTCTCTAATGTATATTCTAGATTTTCTATTATGGGTTTTCTTCCTATTTGAATAGCCTCTACTTCCTTGAAGAACTCCTTCTTTTCCTCTTCACCACCTATCAATGCTAAGGCTGCCTTGTAAAGAATCGCTTCATCTAACTTTGGTATTGTTTTCTCAACTTCCTTATATAATATCAGCTTTGATATGAGATAAGCTAATCGTATCCTTTCTTCTAATTCCTTATCCTTAATGTTTTTAGCCTTAGAGTAAAACTCTATAATATCCTGCAATGTGGACTTATATTCATACCTCGAAGCCAAGAGTGCGCGAGCTAACTTTACTTTA
It encodes the following:
- a CDS encoding type II toxin-antitoxin system CcdA family antitoxin; this encodes MTEWVTISTKVRKEIAEKARKYGINISEVLRKALEDKNSEEGRRRG